One Streptosporangium sp. NBC_01495 DNA window includes the following coding sequences:
- a CDS encoding lectin, with product MTQTSVAGAESNGGVRVMPLGDSITEGTQIPGGYRIGLWQRLVSGRYTVDFVGSQFNGPGGLGDHDHQGHPGWRIDQIDANITGWARTYNPRTVLLHIGTNDILQNYNVAGAPQRLSTLIDRITTTVPDAEVFVATIIPLSSASQEAAARTFNAAIPGIVQSKVNSGRRVHLVDMHSKLTTSDLIDGIHPTAGGYDKMAAAWYAALQSVSGSIGQPGGPTPTPTPTPTPTPTPSTASAIRGVASGRCLDVANASQANGAQAQIWDCNGQANQRWTPTGAGELRVYGNKCLDVANMSTADGAQVQIWDCNGQNNQKWRLNSDGTITALGAGKCLDAPNYSIANGVKLQIWSCGGAANQRWTRV from the coding sequence GTGACGCAAACGAGTGTCGCCGGCGCGGAGTCCAACGGCGGAGTGCGGGTCATGCCACTGGGCGACTCGATCACCGAGGGCACGCAGATACCGGGCGGATACCGCATCGGCCTGTGGCAGCGGCTGGTCTCCGGCCGGTACACGGTGGATTTCGTCGGGTCGCAGTTCAACGGACCGGGTGGCCTGGGTGACCACGACCACCAGGGGCACCCCGGCTGGCGTATCGACCAGATCGACGCGAACATCACCGGCTGGGCACGGACCTACAATCCGCGCACGGTGCTGCTGCACATCGGCACCAACGACATACTGCAGAACTACAACGTGGCCGGAGCGCCCCAGCGGCTGTCCACCCTGATCGACCGCATCACGACGACCGTGCCGGACGCGGAAGTGTTCGTCGCCACCATCATCCCGCTGTCGTCGGCGAGCCAGGAGGCCGCCGCCCGCACCTTCAACGCGGCCATCCCCGGCATCGTGCAGAGCAAGGTGAACAGTGGCAGGCGCGTCCACCTGGTCGACATGCACAGCAAGCTGACCACGTCCGACCTGATCGACGGCATCCATCCCACCGCCGGCGGCTACGACAAGATGGCCGCCGCCTGGTACGCGGCACTCCAGTCGGTCTCCGGCAGCATCGGCCAGCCCGGCGGCCCCACCCCCACCCCGACACCGACACCGACACCGACACCGACGCCCTCGACCGCGAGCGCGATCCGCGGCGTGGCTTCGGGCAGGTGCCTGGACGTCGCCAACGCCTCGCAGGCCAACGGCGCGCAGGCGCAGATCTGGGACTGCAACGGGCAGGCCAACCAGCGGTGGACGCCGACCGGCGCGGGTGAGCTCCGGGTGTACGGCAACAAGTGCCTGGACGTGGCCAACATGAGCACCGCCGACGGCGCCCAGGTGCAGATCTGGGACTGCAATGGCCAGAACAACCAGAAGTGGCGCCTCAACAGCGACGGCACCATCACCGCGCTCGGCGCCGGTAAGTGCCTGGACGCGCCCAACTACTCCATCGCCAACGGTGTCAAACTCCAGATCTGGTCCTGCGGCGGCGCCGCCAACCAGCGCTGGACCCGCGTCTGA
- a CDS encoding LacI family DNA-binding transcriptional regulator, with amino-acid sequence MADVAKMASVSHQTVSRVLNDHLNVSAKTRTRVLRAIDLLGYRRNLVSLRIAGRAGVLDAIGYLTERGVDGIVVVAPQRLTPRHLLDLGHETVWYVGGPVGRPSLTTIKQDFGAVGRRSIDVLGQQIEIGEPCVRERHVVPPYLVLGAGTATVR; translated from the coding sequence ATGGCGGACGTGGCGAAGATGGCGAGCGTGTCGCACCAGACGGTCTCGCGTGTGCTCAACGACCACCTCAACGTCAGCGCGAAGACTCGGACCCGGGTTTTACGCGCGATCGACCTGCTGGGCTACCGGCGCAACCTCGTGAGTCTTCGGATCGCCGGCAGGGCGGGGGTGCTTGATGCCATCGGCTATCTGACCGAACGGGGCGTGGACGGCATCGTCGTGGTCGCTCCGCAGCGTTTGACGCCCCGGCACCTGCTGGACCTCGGGCACGAGACGGTCTGGTACGTCGGCGGCCCGGTCGGCCGCCCTTCTCTCACGACCATCAAACAGGACTTCGGGGCCGTGGGCAGGCGCAGCATCGACGTGCTCGGGCAGCAGATCGAGATAGGAGAGCCATGCGTGCGCGAGCGTCACGTCGTGCCTCCCTATCTCGTTCTCGGAGCCGGCACGGCGACGGTGCGCTAG
- a CDS encoding ABC transporter substrate-binding protein — translation MLQRISALIAVGAVALTMTGCGNGSTSANPADSGKPAGDGTITMGFSQVGAESGWRTANTKSVQESAKTAGVELKFSDAQQKQENQIKAIRSYVQQKVDVIAFSPVVESGWDTVLKEAQNAKIPVILTDRAVDSADTTLYKTFLGSDFIEEGKKAGQWLVEEYKDSTDPVSIVELQGTTGSAPANDRKAGFAEVIGADPKFKIAASQTGDFTRAKGKEVMEAFLKSTPDIDVLYAHNDDMGLGAIEAIEGAGKVPGKDIKIITIDAVKDGMQALADGKISYIVECSPLLGPQLMDLAKKVVAGEQVPARVVTEETTFTQEQAKEALPTRQY, via the coding sequence GTGTTGCAAAGGATTTCGGCACTGATCGCGGTCGGTGCCGTCGCGTTGACGATGACCGGCTGCGGAAACGGCAGCACCTCGGCCAACCCCGCCGACAGTGGCAAGCCCGCCGGCGACGGCACGATCACCATGGGTTTCTCCCAGGTGGGCGCCGAGAGCGGCTGGCGTACCGCCAACACCAAGTCGGTGCAGGAGTCGGCGAAGACGGCGGGCGTGGAGCTGAAGTTCTCCGACGCCCAGCAGAAGCAGGAGAACCAGATCAAGGCGATCCGGTCCTACGTCCAGCAGAAGGTGGACGTCATCGCGTTCTCGCCGGTGGTGGAGTCGGGCTGGGACACCGTGCTGAAGGAGGCTCAGAACGCCAAGATCCCGGTGATCCTCACCGACCGGGCGGTGGATTCGGCCGACACCACCCTCTACAAGACCTTCCTGGGCTCGGACTTCATCGAGGAGGGCAAGAAGGCCGGTCAGTGGCTGGTGGAGGAGTACAAGGACTCCACCGACCCGGTGAGCATCGTGGAGTTGCAGGGCACCACCGGCTCGGCGCCGGCCAACGACCGCAAGGCGGGCTTCGCGGAGGTGATCGGGGCCGATCCGAAGTTCAAGATCGCCGCTTCGCAGACCGGTGACTTCACCCGGGCCAAGGGCAAGGAGGTGATGGAGGCGTTCCTGAAGTCCACCCCGGACATCGACGTGCTGTACGCGCACAACGACGACATGGGGCTGGGGGCGATCGAGGCGATCGAGGGCGCGGGCAAGGTGCCGGGCAAGGACATCAAGATCATCACCATCGACGCGGTGAAGGACGGGATGCAGGCCCTGGCCGACGGGAAGATCAGCTACATCGTGGAGTGCAGCCCGCTGCTCGGCCCCCAGCTGATGGACCTGGCCAAGAAGGTCGTCGCCGGCGAGCAGGTGCCCGCCCGCGTGGTGACCGAGGAGACCACCTTCACCCAGGAACAGGCCAAGGAAGCCCTGCCCACCCGCCAGTACTGA
- a CDS encoding sugar ABC transporter ATP-binding protein — translation MAHPGPILRMSGIGKQFPGVKALDAVDFRLLPGEVHALMGENGAGKSTLIKVLTGVYDIDEGEIELEGRQVAFSSPPAAQQAGISTVYQEVNLCLNLSVAENIFIGREPRSLGRIRWKETRRRAAELLGRLDLDLDVSTALSTHSLAVQQMVAIARAVDVEAKVLIFDEPTSSLDTNEVAQLFRVMRRLKEQGIAILFVSHFLDQIYEIADRMTILRNGKLVGEYLTSRLSQVDLVGKMIGRELADLERLEGRPLARESEPFVQASELGRAGAIEPFTLTIREGEVVGLAGLLGSGRTELARLLFGADHAGSGSLRIAGQAVNLRTPRAAIHRKLAFCSENRRAEGLVPELTVRENIVLALQAARGWTRPLPRRRQDELVGKYIAALNIRPADPDQLAGNLSGGNQQKVLLARWLILEPRLLILDEPTRGIDVGAKAEIQRLVAELSDGGMAVLFISAELEEVLRLSHKVAVLRDRRLITEVDNDERLTTDVLTETIASGAAS, via the coding sequence ATGGCCCACCCCGGGCCGATCCTGCGGATGAGCGGGATCGGCAAACAGTTTCCCGGCGTGAAGGCGCTGGACGCCGTGGACTTCCGGTTGCTGCCGGGCGAGGTGCACGCGCTGATGGGAGAGAACGGCGCTGGCAAGTCGACCCTGATCAAAGTCCTGACCGGCGTATACGACATCGACGAGGGCGAGATCGAACTGGAGGGCCGCCAGGTGGCCTTCTCCAGTCCGCCGGCCGCCCAGCAGGCCGGCATCAGCACGGTCTACCAGGAGGTCAACCTCTGCCTTAACCTCTCGGTCGCGGAGAACATCTTCATCGGCCGCGAACCGCGCAGCCTTGGCCGTATCCGGTGGAAGGAGACGCGGCGCCGGGCCGCCGAGCTGCTGGGCCGCCTCGACCTCGATCTCGACGTCTCCACCGCCCTGTCGACGCACTCCCTGGCCGTCCAGCAGATGGTCGCCATCGCACGGGCCGTGGACGTCGAGGCCAAAGTCCTGATTTTCGACGAGCCGACCTCCAGCCTGGACACGAACGAGGTCGCCCAGCTGTTCCGGGTGATGCGGAGGCTGAAGGAGCAGGGCATCGCGATCCTGTTCGTCTCGCACTTCCTCGACCAGATCTACGAGATCGCCGACCGGATGACGATTTTACGCAACGGCAAGCTCGTGGGGGAGTACCTCACCAGCCGGCTGAGCCAGGTCGATCTGGTCGGCAAGATGATCGGTCGCGAACTCGCCGACCTGGAGAGGCTGGAGGGCAGGCCGCTCGCCCGGGAGAGCGAGCCGTTCGTGCAGGCCAGCGAGCTGGGCCGCGCCGGCGCCATCGAGCCGTTCACCCTGACCATCCGCGAGGGTGAGGTCGTCGGCCTGGCCGGGCTGCTCGGCTCCGGCCGCACCGAGCTCGCCCGCCTGCTGTTCGGCGCCGACCACGCCGGCAGCGGTTCCCTGCGGATAGCCGGGCAGGCGGTCAATCTGCGCACGCCGCGGGCGGCGATCCACCGCAAGCTGGCCTTCTGCTCGGAGAACAGGCGGGCGGAGGGACTCGTCCCCGAACTCACCGTGCGGGAGAACATCGTCCTCGCGCTGCAGGCCGCGCGCGGCTGGACCCGGCCGCTGCCCCGGCGCAGGCAGGACGAGCTGGTCGGCAAATACATCGCCGCGCTGAACATCCGCCCGGCCGATCCCGATCAGCTCGCCGGGAACCTCAGCGGCGGCAACCAGCAAAAAGTGCTGCTGGCCCGCTGGCTCATCCTGGAACCCCGGCTGCTCATCCTCGACGAGCCCACCCGCGGCATCGATGTCGGCGCCAAGGCGGAGATCCAGCGCCTGGTGGCCGAGCTGTCCGACGGCGGGATGGCCGTGCTGTTCATCTCCGCCGAACTGGAGGAGGTCCTGCGGCTCAGCCACAAGGTCGCCGTGCTGCGCGACCGCAGGCTCATCACCGAGGTCGACAACGACGAACGCCTGACCACCGACGTCCTGACGGAGACGATCGCGAGCGGAGCAGCGTCATGA
- a CDS encoding ABC transporter permease — MTVFLRHRLFWPVVILAALLALNVAFTDNFFSIEIKDGHLYGSLIDIIRFGAPLILVALGMTLVIATSGIDLSVGSVVAISGALACLQISDLSDQNSVGGMLGAVGVALALSLGLGVWNGLLVASVGIQPIIATLILMVAGRGLAQLITDGQILTVNSVPYKLIGGGYWLTIPFGIIIVLVVFALTAFLTRRLALGLLIESVGGNAEASRLAGISARGVIVTVYTFCALCAGIAGLMISSNVSSADGNNAGLWIELDAILAVVIGGTSLSGGRFSLSGTVLGALVIQTLTTTIYSIGVPPETTLLFKALVVTIVCLLQSPAFRAKVIRRRRPPAGTSPAAQEKVRVPA, encoded by the coding sequence ATGACAGTGTTCCTCAGGCATCGCCTGTTCTGGCCCGTCGTGATCCTGGCGGCCCTGCTGGCGCTCAACGTGGCGTTCACCGACAACTTCTTCAGCATTGAGATCAAGGATGGCCACCTCTACGGCAGCCTGATCGACATCATCAGATTCGGAGCGCCGCTGATCCTCGTCGCGCTCGGCATGACGCTGGTGATCGCGACCAGTGGAATCGACCTGTCGGTGGGCTCGGTCGTGGCGATCTCCGGCGCCCTGGCCTGCCTGCAGATCAGCGACCTGAGCGACCAGAACTCGGTTGGCGGCATGCTGGGCGCGGTCGGCGTCGCGCTCGCGCTCTCGCTGGGGCTCGGTGTCTGGAACGGCCTGCTCGTCGCGAGCGTGGGCATCCAGCCCATCATCGCGACACTGATCCTGATGGTCGCCGGCCGCGGTCTGGCCCAGCTCATCACGGACGGGCAGATCCTCACGGTCAACAGCGTCCCGTACAAGCTGATCGGCGGAGGCTACTGGCTCACGATCCCGTTCGGGATCATCATCGTGCTCGTCGTGTTCGCGCTCACCGCGTTCCTCACCCGGCGGCTCGCCCTCGGCCTGCTCATCGAGTCGGTCGGCGGGAACGCCGAGGCGAGCCGCCTGGCGGGCATCAGCGCGCGCGGGGTGATCGTGACGGTCTACACGTTCTGCGCGCTGTGCGCGGGGATCGCCGGCCTCATGATCAGCTCGAACGTGTCCAGCGCGGACGGCAACAACGCCGGCCTGTGGATCGAGCTGGACGCCATTCTCGCCGTCGTCATCGGCGGCACCTCGCTGTCGGGTGGCCGGTTCTCGCTCAGCGGCACAGTGCTGGGCGCGCTGGTCATCCAGACCCTGACCACCACGATCTACTCGATCGGCGTGCCGCCGGAGACGACGCTGCTGTTCAAGGCACTCGTGGTGACCATCGTGTGCCTGCTCCAATCCCCGGCCTTCCGCGCGAAGGTCATCCGCCGACGTCGCCCGCCCGCCGGTACATCCCCGGCGGCGCAGGAGAAGGTGAGGGTCCCGGCGTGA
- the yjfF gene encoding galactofuranose ABC transporter, permease protein YjfF — translation MSTLTVPAPRGLSRRYVPTLVTTVLLIAMFVAGGIRYEGFASGQVVFNVLIDNAFLLVVAVGMTFVILTGGIDLSVGSVVALSTMVAATLLKQGWPAVPVMALVLAIGVTLGLGMGAIIHYFEIQPFIVTLAGMFLARGLCYVIDTASIPIDDPTFTAFAQTRIDLGADLWVSPSVAIAAVVVVVAMYVLHYTRLGRNVHAIGGSEQSAMLMGLPVARTKITVYAISGFCSAFGGLLLSFYMLSGYGLHAVGMELDAIAAVVIGGTLLTGGSGYLFGTVMGVLVLGLIQTILSFEGTLSSWWTRIFIGLLLFAFILMQRLITARST, via the coding sequence GTGAGCACCCTGACCGTCCCGGCCCCGCGCGGCCTTTCGCGCAGGTATGTCCCCACCCTGGTCACAACCGTCCTGCTCATCGCCATGTTCGTCGCCGGCGGGATCAGGTACGAGGGGTTCGCCAGCGGGCAGGTCGTTTTCAATGTCCTCATCGACAACGCGTTCCTGCTGGTCGTGGCCGTCGGCATGACCTTCGTGATCCTCACGGGCGGCATCGACCTGTCGGTCGGCTCGGTGGTGGCGCTGTCCACCATGGTCGCCGCCACGCTGCTGAAGCAGGGCTGGCCCGCCGTGCCGGTCATGGCGCTCGTGCTGGCCATCGGCGTGACCCTCGGCCTCGGCATGGGCGCGATCATCCACTATTTCGAGATCCAGCCGTTCATCGTCACACTGGCCGGGATGTTCCTCGCCCGCGGCCTGTGCTACGTGATCGACACCGCGTCGATCCCCATCGACGACCCGACGTTCACCGCCTTCGCCCAGACACGGATCGACCTCGGCGCCGATCTGTGGGTCTCACCCAGCGTGGCGATCGCGGCCGTCGTGGTCGTCGTGGCGATGTACGTGCTGCATTACACCCGGCTCGGCAGGAACGTCCACGCCATCGGCGGCAGCGAGCAGTCGGCCATGCTCATGGGCCTTCCGGTGGCCCGCACGAAGATCACGGTCTACGCGATCAGCGGATTCTGCTCGGCCTTCGGCGGCCTGCTGCTGTCCTTCTACATGCTGTCCGGATACGGCTTGCACGCGGTCGGGATGGAACTGGACGCCATCGCCGCGGTCGTCATCGGCGGCACGCTGCTGACCGGCGGCTCCGGATATCTGTTCGGCACCGTGATGGGCGTGCTCGTGCTCGGCTTGATCCAGACGATCCTCAGTTTCGAGGGCACGCTGAGCTCCTGGTGGACGCGCATCTTCATCGGGCTGCTGCTGTTCGCCTTCATTCTCATGCAGCGCTTGATCACGGCTCGAAGCACGTGA
- a CDS encoding T3SS effector HopA1 family protein, whose translation MFSRKKYSKKQQPPPARPADGPPVDQGDPVAQGAPANPAPARPDWGRVTPTPNVDGPARDHLTAPKTRVVPQIPQIPRIDTGGDLGDIEGDVDFDTGFDDGIGPAIPPLTIPGRAFTSAEALSPRLLALDDETRYAMNHRRNMELYETLWAYYFDPGTGSPNPDARPDMLYGLMSGDMDNTTYLAKPVEITDILDFVRRAESTGNCLVLAQNGDDLAEGLQRADYIHVINMRHRFDPGSFNRRMRRLVFNVGSQKAALELARALTPLFEHPQIGPLLVKFKMIVGVLPLDEMVKNDKMVVYYLVGDDPGDRSDVIGDTLLAIVAKTLPEGQSSFAVSPFYSRIATFAAWAEEAEHHMPGKKETSFTDSRAEVVRSVIAQAESMPDAQTLATLVFQAMEEAGIPGDMPHRHY comes from the coding sequence ATGTTCAGCAGGAAGAAGTACTCCAAGAAGCAGCAGCCACCACCGGCCCGCCCCGCGGACGGACCGCCGGTCGACCAGGGCGACCCGGTCGCGCAGGGCGCACCGGCCAACCCCGCGCCGGCGCGCCCCGACTGGGGGCGCGTCACGCCGACCCCGAACGTCGACGGGCCCGCCCGCGACCACCTGACCGCCCCGAAGACGCGGGTCGTTCCCCAGATCCCCCAGATCCCCCGGATCGACACCGGCGGTGACCTCGGCGACATCGAGGGCGACGTCGACTTCGACACGGGTTTCGACGACGGCATCGGCCCGGCCATCCCGCCGCTCACGATCCCCGGGCGGGCGTTCACCTCGGCCGAGGCGTTGTCGCCGCGCCTGCTCGCGCTCGACGACGAGACCCGGTACGCGATGAACCACCGGCGCAACATGGAACTGTACGAGACCCTGTGGGCCTACTACTTCGATCCCGGAACGGGCAGCCCCAACCCGGACGCCAGACCGGACATGCTCTACGGCCTGATGTCGGGCGACATGGACAACACCACCTACCTGGCCAAGCCCGTCGAGATCACCGACATCCTCGACTTCGTACGGCGAGCCGAATCCACCGGTAACTGCCTCGTCCTCGCCCAGAACGGCGACGACCTGGCGGAGGGCCTCCAGCGGGCCGACTACATCCACGTCATAAACATGCGTCACAGGTTCGACCCCGGGTCGTTCAACCGGCGGATGCGGCGGCTCGTGTTCAACGTCGGCTCCCAGAAGGCGGCGCTGGAGCTGGCCAGGGCGCTCACCCCGCTGTTCGAGCATCCCCAGATCGGCCCGCTGCTCGTCAAGTTCAAGATGATCGTGGGGGTCCTCCCCCTGGACGAGATGGTCAAGAACGACAAGATGGTCGTCTACTACCTCGTCGGCGACGACCCCGGTGACCGATCCGACGTCATCGGGGACACCCTGCTCGCCATCGTCGCGAAGACGCTGCCCGAAGGGCAGAGCAGCTTCGCCGTCAGCCCCTTCTACTCCCGGATCGCCACGTTCGCCGCGTGGGCGGAGGAGGCCGAGCACCACATGCCCGGCAAGAAGGAGACGAGCTTCACCGACAGCCGGGCCGAGGTCGTCCGGTCGGTGATCGCCCAGGCCGAGAGCATGCCGGACGCCCAGACGCTGGCGACCCTCGTCTTCCAGGCGATGGAGGAGGCCGGCATTCCCGGAGACATGCCGCACCGCCACTACTGA